A DNA window from Rhodococcus sp. Z13 contains the following coding sequences:
- a CDS encoding zinc-binding alcohol dehydrogenase family protein: MTAWRVTDPRPIHEKPLTFGPVPMPVAGPGELLVEVQACGVCRTDLHVSEGDLPVHRPGVVPGHEVVGVVREVGEGVDGFAPGDRVGVAWLRWTCGQCRYCSRGDENLCPDSRYTGWDEDGGYAEYTLVPAAYALPLPEGYDDVELAPLLCAGIIGFRALKRAAVPDGGRLGIYGFGGSAHIAAQVAMHRGVSVHVMTRSEDARQLARELGVDSVQGSADRPPVPLDSAIVFAPAGELVPTALEALDRGGILSLAGIHLTDVPVLNYQRHLFYEREIRSVTANTREDAHQFLRFVGEHRIRVSATRYPLAEADRALTDLADDRVRGAAVLVP, from the coding sequence ATGACGGCGTGGCGGGTCACCGATCCGCGCCCCATCCACGAGAAACCGCTGACCTTCGGACCCGTCCCGATGCCCGTCGCCGGACCCGGAGAGCTGCTGGTGGAGGTGCAGGCCTGCGGCGTGTGCCGCACCGATCTCCACGTCTCGGAGGGCGACCTGCCGGTCCACCGCCCCGGCGTCGTGCCGGGACACGAGGTGGTCGGTGTGGTGCGTGAGGTGGGCGAGGGCGTCGACGGGTTCGCGCCGGGGGACCGGGTGGGTGTCGCCTGGCTGCGATGGACCTGTGGGCAGTGCCGCTACTGCAGCCGGGGCGACGAGAACCTCTGCCCGGACTCGCGCTACACCGGCTGGGACGAGGACGGTGGCTACGCCGAGTACACCCTCGTGCCCGCCGCCTACGCGCTGCCCCTGCCCGAGGGCTACGACGACGTGGAACTCGCACCGCTGTTGTGCGCCGGAATCATCGGATTCCGGGCGTTGAAACGCGCGGCGGTCCCGGACGGCGGCCGGCTGGGCATCTACGGATTCGGCGGCAGCGCCCACATCGCGGCGCAGGTGGCCATGCATCGCGGTGTGTCCGTCCACGTCATGACCCGCAGCGAGGACGCGCGGCAACTGGCCCGTGAACTCGGTGTGGACTCGGTGCAGGGCTCCGCCGACCGACCGCCGGTCCCGCTGGACTCCGCCATCGTCTTCGCGCCCGCCGGTGAACTGGTGCCGACGGCTCTCGAGGCCCTCGACCGCGGCGGCATCCTCTCGCTCGCCGGCATCCACCTCACCGACGTACCGGTCCTGAACTATCAGCGACATCTGTTCTACGAACGCGAGATCCGGTCGGTCACGGCCAACACCCGCGAGGACGCGCACCAGTTCCTCCGTTTCGTCGGCGAACACCGCATCCGGGTCAGCGCGACGAGATATCCCCTCGCCGAAGCCGACCGGGCGCTGACCGACCTCGCCGACGACCGGGTCCGCGGGGCCGCAGTGCTGGTGCCGTAA
- a CDS encoding TerD family protein, producing the protein MAIDYNKKPQPNAGGVNLSKINLTKEAPSVSLTKAGSGQGVTRVNLNWSRGAQQKKGFLAKLAGATGGVDLDLGCLYELADGSKGVVQALGNSFGALHTPPYIHLDGDDRTGSVEGGENMYVNLERPELFKRVLIFAMIYEGAPNWAAVDGVVTLTPPSGPQIEVRLDSPNNGARICAIAMLQNTPGGITVDRLVEYVDGSQSDLDRAYGWGMRWQAGRK; encoded by the coding sequence ATGGCCATCGACTACAACAAGAAGCCCCAGCCGAACGCGGGCGGCGTGAACCTGAGCAAGATCAACCTCACCAAGGAGGCCCCCAGCGTCAGCCTCACCAAGGCCGGTTCGGGTCAGGGGGTCACGCGGGTGAACCTGAACTGGTCGCGCGGCGCCCAGCAGAAGAAGGGGTTCCTCGCGAAGCTGGCCGGCGCCACCGGCGGCGTCGACCTCGACCTCGGCTGCCTCTACGAACTGGCGGACGGCTCGAAGGGCGTGGTGCAGGCGCTCGGCAACAGCTTCGGCGCGCTGCACACCCCGCCCTACATCCACCTCGACGGTGACGACCGCACCGGCTCCGTCGAGGGCGGCGAGAACATGTACGTCAACCTCGAGCGCCCCGAGCTGTTCAAGCGGGTGCTGATCTTCGCGATGATCTACGAGGGCGCCCCCAACTGGGCTGCCGTCGACGGCGTCGTCACCCTCACCCCGCCGTCCGGCCCACAGATCGAGGTGCGCCTGGATTCGCCGAACAACGGTGCCCGCATCTGCGCGATCGCGATGCTCCAGAACACCCCCGGCGGCATCACCGTCGACCGGCTCGTCGAGTACGTCGACGGCAGCCAGTCCGACCTCGACCGCGCCTACGGCTGGGGCATGCGCTGGCAGGCGGGCCGCAAGTAA
- a CDS encoding TerD family protein, with product MGVSLTKGGNVSLTKEAPNLTAVSVGLGWDVRTTTGTDFDLDASAIATGADKKVVSDQHFVFFNNLKSPDGSIEHLGDNRTGEGEGDDEVINVDLAAVPANIESIFFPVSIYDADSRGQSFGQVRNAYIRVVDRANGTELARYDLSEDASTETAMVFGELYRHGAEWKFRAIGQGYASGLAGIARDYGVNV from the coding sequence ATGGGCGTCAGCTTGACCAAGGGCGGAAACGTCTCCCTGACCAAGGAAGCTCCGAACCTGACGGCGGTGTCCGTCGGCCTCGGCTGGGACGTGCGCACCACCACCGGCACCGACTTCGACCTCGATGCCAGCGCGATCGCGACCGGCGCCGACAAGAAGGTCGTCTCCGACCAGCACTTCGTCTTCTTCAACAACCTCAAGTCGCCCGACGGCTCGATCGAGCACCTCGGCGACAACCGCACCGGTGAGGGCGAGGGCGACGACGAGGTCATCAACGTCGATCTCGCGGCGGTTCCCGCCAACATCGAGAGCATCTTCTTCCCGGTGTCGATCTACGACGCAGACTCCCGCGGCCAGTCGTTCGGCCAGGTCCGCAACGCGTACATCCGCGTCGTGGATCGCGCCAACGGCACCGAGCTGGCCCGCTACGACCTGTCCGAGGACGCCTCCACCGAGACCGCCATGGTCTTCGGTGAGCTCTACCGTCACGGCGCGGAGTGGAAGTTCCGTGCCATCGGTCAGGGTTACGCCTCCGGCCTCGCGGGCATCGCCCGCGACTACGGCGTCAACGTCTAG
- a CDS encoding DUF475 domain-containing protein — MVLRIFGVSFAVTVVSLVVAFLYGGPQALFLCLILGILEVSLSFDNAVINATVLQRMSEFWQKIFLTIGVLIAVFGMRLVFPLVIVWAASGLGPIEALDLALNPPADGAAYFPDGSPSYETLITDAHPQIASFGGMFLLMLFLQFIFEEREIKWLQWLERPLAKAGKLDQLEVVVATALLLITATVIAPDDKVSTVMIAGSLGMITYIAVNGLGDMFEVPEEGEEESRGPSTLAKATGKAGFFLFLYLEVLDASFSFDGVIGAFAITSDPIIIALGLGFIGAMFVRSITIFLVRKGTLSDYVYLEHGAHWAIGALALILLYSIGTHVPEVVTGLIGVALIGAAFASSVYRNRRIAAREGAEAVETGAP; from the coding sequence GTGGTTCTGCGAATATTCGGTGTCTCCTTCGCGGTCACCGTCGTCTCCCTCGTGGTCGCCTTCCTCTACGGCGGCCCCCAGGCCCTCTTCCTCTGTCTGATCCTCGGTATCCTCGAGGTCTCGCTGTCCTTCGACAACGCGGTCATCAACGCCACCGTGCTGCAGCGGATGAGCGAGTTCTGGCAGAAGATCTTCCTCACGATCGGCGTCCTCATCGCCGTCTTCGGCATGCGCCTGGTGTTCCCGCTCGTCATCGTGTGGGCGGCATCCGGGCTCGGACCGATCGAGGCCCTGGACCTTGCCCTCAACCCGCCGGCCGACGGCGCCGCCTACTTCCCGGACGGCAGCCCCAGCTACGAGACCCTGATCACCGACGCGCATCCGCAGATCGCCTCGTTCGGCGGCATGTTCCTGCTCATGCTGTTCCTGCAGTTCATCTTCGAGGAACGCGAGATCAAGTGGCTCCAGTGGCTCGAACGGCCGCTGGCGAAGGCCGGCAAGCTCGACCAGCTCGAGGTCGTCGTCGCCACGGCGCTGCTCCTGATCACGGCCACCGTCATCGCCCCCGACGACAAGGTCTCGACCGTCATGATCGCCGGCTCGCTCGGCATGATCACCTACATCGCGGTCAACGGCCTCGGCGACATGTTCGAGGTGCCCGAGGAGGGCGAGGAGGAATCGCGCGGCCCGAGCACCCTCGCGAAGGCCACCGGCAAGGCCGGCTTCTTCCTGTTCCTCTACCTCGAGGTGCTCGACGCGTCGTTCTCGTTCGACGGCGTCATCGGCGCGTTCGCGATCACGTCCGATCCGATCATCATCGCCCTGGGCCTCGGCTTCATCGGCGCGATGTTCGTCCGCTCCATCACCATCTTCCTGGTGCGCAAGGGCACGCTCTCCGATTACGTGTACCTCGAACACGGCGCCCACTGGGCCATCGGTGCGCTGGCACTGATCCTGCTGTACTCGATCGGCACGCACGTTCCGGAGGTCGTCACCGGACTCATCGGTGTGGCGCTGATCGGTGCGGCCTTCGCGTCGAGCGTGTACCGCAACCGCCGGATCGCCGCGCGGGAAGGCGCCGAGGCAGTGGAGACCGGCGCTCCCTGA